From the Salinimicrobium tongyeongense genome, one window contains:
- a CDS encoding ribonucleotide-diphosphate reductase subunit beta — protein sequence MSIFEKRINYKPFEYPGVLDFTDAINKAFWVHSEVDFTADVQDFHSYLSDGEKDVVRKSLLAIAQIEVAVKSFWGDLYKHLPKPEFNGLGSTFAECEFRHSQAYSRLLEVLGYNNEFAKVIEVPAIKSRIRYLSEALEHTRAKDHKDYVSSLILFSILIENVSLFSQFAIVLSFNRFKGVMKNISNIIAWTSVDEQIHANAGIYIINQIREEYPEYFDEEMIQKLTNSVKKSIEVEAEILDWIFENGKLENIDKKNLMDFMKFRVDDSLKSIGMSKIYNVSAVDYQPMLWFEEEVFANSLDDFFARRPVDYTKHDKSITAADLF from the coding sequence ATGAGCATTTTTGAAAAGAGAATAAACTACAAACCATTTGAATATCCCGGGGTCCTGGATTTTACCGATGCCATAAACAAGGCGTTTTGGGTACATTCTGAAGTAGATTTCACAGCCGATGTTCAGGATTTTCACTCCTATCTTTCAGACGGTGAAAAAGATGTGGTGAGAAAGAGTTTACTGGCCATTGCGCAAATTGAAGTGGCGGTAAAATCTTTTTGGGGCGACCTTTACAAGCACCTTCCAAAACCCGAATTCAACGGCCTTGGCAGTACCTTTGCCGAATGTGAGTTCAGGCATTCGCAGGCGTATTCAAGGCTTCTTGAGGTTTTGGGCTACAACAACGAATTTGCAAAGGTCATTGAAGTGCCGGCCATTAAAAGCCGAATCAGGTATTTATCTGAAGCCCTGGAACACACCCGGGCAAAAGACCATAAAGATTACGTGTCTTCGCTCATCCTCTTTTCTATCCTTATTGAAAATGTCTCCCTCTTCAGCCAGTTTGCCATCGTGCTTTCGTTCAACCGATTTAAAGGTGTGATGAAGAACATCAGCAATATTATTGCGTGGACATCGGTTGATGAGCAAATTCACGCCAATGCCGGTATCTATATCATCAACCAGATTAGGGAAGAATACCCCGAGTATTTTGATGAAGAAATGATTCAGAAATTAACTAACAGCGTGAAAAAATCCATAGAAGTTGAAGCTGAGATCCTCGACTGGATCTTCGAGAACGGAAAACTGGAGAATATCGACAAAAAGAACCTGATGGATTTTATGAAATTCCGCGTAGATGACAGTTTAAAGAGCATTGGGATGTCTAAGATCTACAACGTGAGCGCAGTAGATTATCAACCCATGCTGTGGTTTGAGGAAGAGGTCTTTGCCAACAGCCTTGACGATTTCTTTGCCCGAAGGCCGGTAGATTACACCAAGCACGATAAAAGTATTACCGCAGCCGACCTGTTTTAA
- a CDS encoding NAD(P)(+) transhydrogenase (Re/Si-specific) subunit beta, with amino-acid sequence MENIYLLGYLVSISSFLLGLKFMSSPKRAKSGNLIAASGMILALVLSLTSGITSNMPAGNLYVLSFAVFAGSIVGKKVAGRVEMTQMPQMVSLFNATGGACALLIGIVEASQNPAPALVQLCLFAGICTGGTAVTGSITAYFKLSGKNLKVNSSSLVVLKWATLVLLLLLPVLVLVNPGIISLEVAVYILAFSALAYGFLLVTPIGGADMPVVISFLNSITGIATAFAGLVYHSYVMIVGGILVGAAGTLLTLLMCRAMNRSFLKVLSGNFKKAAATGAVREQHIQEIAIPELAYELTCYKKIAIVPGYGLAVAQAQHLCGQLQQLLEAREIQVDFVIHPVAGRMPGHMNVLLAEANIDYAHLKEMDEVNEDMESYDLTLIIGANDVVNPAAENDEESPVYGMPIIKSYLSKKVVVMKRSMDTGYAGVQNGLFELENCFLLFGDAKNSLTSLVDQLKLFSE; translated from the coding sequence ATGGAAAATATTTACCTCCTGGGTTACCTGGTTTCCATCTCATCCTTTTTGCTGGGCCTTAAATTTATGAGCTCGCCAAAAAGGGCAAAATCGGGCAACCTTATAGCTGCCTCGGGCATGATCCTGGCACTCGTTCTTAGCCTAACATCGGGAATTACTTCCAACATGCCCGCCGGCAATCTTTACGTGCTCTCTTTCGCGGTCTTTGCCGGCAGCATTGTGGGCAAAAAAGTGGCAGGCAGAGTAGAAATGACCCAAATGCCCCAGATGGTTTCCCTGTTCAACGCTACCGGTGGGGCCTGCGCCTTATTAATAGGAATTGTGGAAGCCTCACAAAATCCTGCCCCGGCCCTCGTGCAGCTCTGCCTCTTTGCCGGAATTTGTACCGGTGGCACCGCAGTGACCGGAAGTATCACCGCCTATTTTAAATTATCGGGGAAAAACCTGAAAGTGAACAGCAGCAGCTTGGTTGTCCTTAAATGGGCCACTTTAGTGCTCCTTTTGCTCCTGCCCGTTTTAGTGCTTGTCAACCCGGGAATAATAAGCCTGGAAGTGGCCGTTTACATTCTTGCGTTCTCGGCTTTGGCTTACGGGTTCCTCCTGGTTACGCCCATTGGTGGTGCCGATATGCCCGTGGTCATTTCTTTCCTGAATTCCATTACCGGAATCGCCACCGCCTTCGCCGGACTCGTTTACCACAGCTACGTGATGATTGTAGGCGGAATTTTGGTGGGCGCAGCGGGCACTTTGCTCACGCTCTTAATGTGCAGGGCAATGAACAGGTCTTTTCTGAAAGTGCTCTCGGGCAACTTCAAAAAAGCGGCGGCAACCGGGGCTGTACGGGAACAGCATATCCAGGAAATTGCGATCCCCGAACTGGCCTATGAGCTCACCTGCTACAAAAAGATCGCCATTGTGCCCGGCTACGGCCTGGCCGTGGCGCAGGCGCAACACCTGTGCGGGCAGTTGCAGCAGTTGCTCGAAGCCAGGGAAATTCAGGTAGATTTTGTGATTCACCCGGTGGCCGGGAGAATGCCGGGCCACATGAACGTGCTGCTTGCCGAAGCCAACATCGACTACGCCCATCTCAAAGAAATGGACGAGGTTAATGAAGACATGGAATCTTACGACCTCACGCTCATTATTGGTGCCAATGACGTGGTAAACCCTGCGGCCGAAAATGACGAGGAAAGCCCTGTGTATGGCATGCCTATTATCAAATCTTACCTCAGCAAAAAAGTGGTGGTGATGAAAAGGAGCATGGACACCGGTTATGCAGGGGTGCAAAATGGCCTTTTTGAGCTGGAAAACTGCTTCCTCCTCTTTGGAGACGCAAAAAACAGCCTCACCAGCCTGGTAGACCAGCTCAAACTCTTTTCTGAATAG
- a CDS encoding NAD(P) transhydrogenase subunit alpha: METITLIYIIVFSVFLGVEIISNVPAVLHTPLMSGSNAISGVIVVGAILMMLHIDPTDYLNLFIGGLAIFLGTLNISGGFFITSKMLRMFNSKKKNK, encoded by the coding sequence ATGGAAACCATTACTCTTATTTATATCATAGTTTTTTCAGTCTTCCTGGGCGTCGAGATCATCTCGAACGTTCCTGCCGTTTTACACACCCCCTTAATGTCGGGCTCAAATGCCATTAGCGGTGTTATTGTGGTGGGAGCCATTCTTATGATGCTGCATATAGACCCAACAGATTATCTAAACCTGTTTATTGGCGGGCTGGCCATTTTCCTGGGCACCTTAAATATCTCGGGCGGCTTTTTTATCACCTCAAAGATGCTGCGCATGTTCAATTCCAAAAAAAAGAATAAATAA
- a CDS encoding NAD(P) transhydrogenase subunit alpha — translation MKTIGLIKEPAFETRVCLLPKEVKRLIKDFGINVLFEPGFGRQVNISDQEYREAGATARPAHKIFSEANFITSLNSVYEGQEIGQECEFLGIYNFGYFPGRTEVYLKPGISVSSLDLLPRTTIAQKMDVLSSMASLNGYKAVLKAAELLSESIPMFTTAAGTLRPLKVLVLGAGVAGLQAIATARRLGAVVETFDVRTSAGEAVKSLGAKFIEVYGSSESETAGGYAIDQTAEYQRKQKALIEKHLRTASMVICTANIPGKQAPVLIDRPAVDNMLPGAVIIDLAAEQGGNCELSSSGKLLQHQQVKILGDSCLSRQLPVSASALLSNNFYNFIHHMCTSKRTEDHLLKACSVIENGTIVHRSLQHHLKNI, via the coding sequence ATGAAAACAATAGGTTTAATAAAAGAACCGGCTTTTGAAACGCGGGTATGCCTGCTCCCCAAAGAAGTAAAGCGGCTTATTAAAGACTTTGGCATCAATGTACTTTTTGAACCCGGTTTTGGAAGACAGGTCAATATTTCTGACCAGGAATACAGAGAAGCAGGAGCCACAGCCAGGCCGGCCCATAAAATTTTTTCTGAAGCTAATTTCATCACTTCCCTTAATTCGGTTTATGAGGGGCAGGAAATTGGGCAGGAATGTGAGTTCCTGGGCATCTATAACTTCGGATATTTCCCGGGGCGAACGGAGGTTTACCTCAAACCCGGAATTTCGGTAAGCAGCCTCGATCTTCTTCCGCGCACCACCATCGCGCAAAAGATGGATGTGCTCTCCTCAATGGCTTCCCTTAACGGCTACAAAGCAGTGCTAAAAGCTGCCGAGCTGCTTTCTGAAAGCATCCCCATGTTCACCACTGCCGCCGGTACTTTAAGGCCTTTAAAGGTGCTGGTGCTGGGTGCCGGAGTGGCCGGCTTACAGGCTATAGCCACCGCAAGAAGGCTGGGGGCCGTGGTAGAGACTTTTGATGTTCGTACAAGTGCGGGGGAAGCCGTAAAAAGCCTTGGCGCAAAATTTATTGAGGTTTATGGCAGTTCTGAATCTGAAACCGCAGGGGGATACGCAATAGACCAGACGGCAGAATATCAACGCAAACAAAAAGCCCTCATAGAAAAACATTTAAGAACCGCCTCAATGGTGATTTGCACTGCAAATATCCCTGGAAAACAGGCTCCTGTGCTCATAGATAGACCTGCCGTTGACAATATGCTGCCCGGTGCCGTGATCATTGATCTGGCCGCCGAACAGGGAGGCAACTGCGAACTAAGCTCCAGCGGAAAATTGCTGCAACACCAGCAGGTCAAAATTCTTGGGGATTCCTGCTTATCGCGGCAGCTGCCTGTTTCGGCATCGGCCCTGCTCTCCAACAACTTCTACAATTTCATACATCACATGTGCACTTCCAAGCGCACAGAAGATCACCTGTTAAAGGCCTGTTCGGTGATAGAGAATGGAACTATTGTACACAGGAGTTTGCAACATCATTTAAAAAATATCTAA
- a CDS encoding sensor histidine kinase gives MPGTISTKIELQERIKELSCLYEISSVIRDHEGEISATLEKISEVLKQAWRFPEDAVVELKLNGFQHSTGKIPQKNVAQQAFIYTFSEVKGAIKIYYPQEKHRETAFLPEEQKLLEKAAHEVGSFYEKIKQKEQEELLRRSIHRNDRLAILGEITAGIAHELNTPLGNILGFAELIKERAENSQTKKDIGKIIKAAIYSREVVKKLMFFACEIPQEMKIIKIQPIVAQALSLLKPNFKKAGVECHFRVADKGIEAQLDPIQLTQVLFNLLINALYFSPQGSAIEVKLYRNEASLYIEIADEGPGIKEELKSKIFEPFFTTKPIGDGSGLGLSVVHGIIRSHKGNIVALDNQPQGSIFQISIPLRN, from the coding sequence ATGCCCGGTACCATTTCAACCAAAATAGAGCTTCAGGAAAGGATCAAAGAGCTCAGCTGTTTGTATGAAATATCTTCAGTAATTCGCGATCACGAAGGCGAGATTTCAGCCACGCTGGAGAAGATTTCGGAGGTTTTGAAACAGGCCTGGAGATTTCCTGAAGACGCCGTAGTAGAATTGAAACTCAACGGTTTTCAGCACAGCACCGGAAAAATTCCGCAGAAAAATGTGGCGCAACAGGCTTTCATTTACACTTTTAGCGAAGTTAAGGGTGCCATAAAGATCTATTATCCGCAGGAGAAACACAGGGAAACGGCCTTTTTGCCTGAAGAACAAAAGCTGCTCGAAAAAGCCGCCCATGAGGTAGGCTCCTTTTACGAAAAAATAAAGCAAAAGGAACAGGAAGAGCTGTTAAGGCGCAGCATTCACCGCAACGACCGCCTGGCTATTTTGGGTGAAATTACCGCCGGCATAGCCCACGAGCTCAACACGCCTTTGGGCAACATTCTGGGGTTTGCCGAACTCATTAAAGAGCGGGCAGAGAATTCACAGACCAAGAAGGATATTGGCAAAATAATCAAAGCTGCAATCTACTCGCGGGAAGTGGTGAAAAAACTGATGTTCTTTGCCTGTGAAATTCCGCAGGAGATGAAGATCATCAAAATCCAGCCCATTGTGGCACAGGCGCTTTCGCTGCTAAAACCCAACTTTAAAAAAGCTGGCGTAGAATGCCATTTTAGAGTGGCAGATAAAGGGATTGAAGCACAGCTGGACCCCATTCAGCTCACCCAGGTGTTGTTCAACCTTTTGATTAATGCGCTGTATTTTTCGCCCCAGGGTTCTGCCATTGAAGTAAAACTGTACAGGAATGAGGCCAGCCTGTACATTGAGATCGCCGATGAGGGCCCGGGGATTAAGGAAGAGCTGAAATCGAAGATCTTTGAACCTTTTTTCACCACCAAACCCATAGGCGATGGTTCTGGGCTCGGTCTAAGTGTGGTGCACGGCATTATTAGAAGCCACAAAGGCAACATAGTGGCGCTAGACAACCAGCCGCAGGGAAGCATTTTTCAAATAAGTATACCTCTTAGAAATTAG
- a CDS encoding sigma-54-dependent transcriptional regulator — protein sequence MALHKENVLIVDDDYDMLELIHRNLSALHFHTYRAISVKEAIEILKSSRIDLLITDLQMPGVNGIELIKYADEHYPKMPKLVITGFPSVDGAISAIRSGALDYLVKPFTQAELKSAIEKSLQHRRSETTHIKKEKPVTSAYAGMIGSSESFEEMIDVIERVKDNRATILIQGESGTGKELVARAIHYKGAYAANPFIAVNCGAIPENLLESELFGYVKGAFTGAGGSRQGFFQAAAGGTIFLDEIGTAPANVQTSLLRVLQEKEVRRIGAQKSEKIELRIIAATNSDLYQMVEKGSFRQDLYYRLNVVNITTPPLRERKEDILPLVQNFIKKYGVEYKKPFAGISDKAIELLTRYSWPGNIRELENVVQRAIILCDKNIDVEEIPKHIKLAEPAAVADVQKSLKEAEREHIQKVLASVDGNKTRAAEILQIDRKTLRQKLK from the coding sequence ATGGCACTTCATAAAGAAAACGTACTCATTGTTGATGATGATTATGACATGCTCGAATTGATTCATCGCAACCTTAGCGCGCTGCATTTTCACACCTACCGGGCAATCTCTGTAAAAGAGGCCATAGAGATCCTGAAGTCGTCGCGGATTGACCTTCTCATCACCGATTTGCAAATGCCGGGAGTGAATGGGATCGAGCTCATAAAATACGCCGATGAACACTATCCGAAAATGCCAAAACTGGTCATCACCGGATTCCCTTCGGTAGATGGGGCTATTTCGGCCATACGGTCTGGCGCGCTTGATTACCTTGTAAAGCCTTTCACCCAGGCCGAACTAAAATCGGCTATTGAGAAAAGCCTTCAGCATAGAAGAAGCGAAACCACCCACATTAAAAAAGAGAAGCCGGTGACCAGTGCTTATGCCGGGATGATAGGTTCTTCGGAAAGTTTCGAGGAAATGATAGACGTTATTGAGCGGGTAAAGGATAACCGGGCGACCATACTTATACAGGGCGAAAGCGGAACAGGGAAGGAGCTGGTGGCGCGGGCAATACATTATAAAGGCGCTTATGCGGCCAACCCCTTTATTGCGGTAAACTGCGGCGCCATTCCCGAAAACTTACTGGAATCTGAATTGTTCGGGTACGTAAAAGGGGCGTTTACAGGAGCAGGAGGTTCGCGGCAGGGGTTCTTCCAGGCAGCGGCAGGCGGAACCATCTTTTTAGACGAAATAGGAACGGCGCCCGCAAATGTGCAAACCAGTCTTTTGAGGGTTTTACAGGAAAAAGAAGTGAGAAGGATTGGGGCGCAGAAGTCAGAGAAAATTGAGTTGCGAATTATCGCCGCGACCAACAGCGATCTTTACCAGATGGTGGAAAAAGGCAGTTTTAGGCAGGACCTCTATTACCGGCTTAATGTAGTGAACATCACCACCCCGCCGCTAAGGGAAAGAAAAGAAGATATACTTCCCCTGGTTCAGAATTTCATTAAAAAATACGGAGTTGAATACAAGAAACCCTTTGCTGGCATAAGCGATAAGGCCATTGAACTGCTCACCAGGTATTCCTGGCCGGGCAACATCAGGGAGCTTGAGAATGTAGTGCAGCGGGCCATTATTTTGTGCGATAAAAATATAGATGTGGAAGAAATTCCGAAGCATATAAAATTAGCCGAACCTGCTGCGGTAGCTGATGTGCAAAAATCTTTGAAGGAAGCAGAGCGGGAGCATATTCAAAAGGTGCTGGCTTCGGTAGATGGCAACAAGACCAGGGCCGCAGAAATCCTTCAGATTGACCGCAAGACCCTACGGCAAAAGCTGAAGTAA
- a CDS encoding GreA/GreB family elongation factor has translation MKYSHIIIEKKEFELLKNLISTESYYKDKAYKSSLNKLKKELEDVKIVDNNQMPEDVIRINSLVTIQSPWNVTRTYQIVVPEQSDIRNNKISVVAPMGLALIGYAQGDEVEWEFPMGTKTIQILEVEQTGKKLKLEEL, from the coding sequence ATGAAATACTCGCATATCATAATTGAAAAGAAAGAGTTTGAACTTTTAAAAAACCTGATATCAACAGAGTCTTACTATAAAGACAAAGCTTACAAGTCTTCCCTCAACAAACTTAAAAAAGAACTGGAAGATGTAAAGATCGTGGATAACAACCAGATGCCCGAAGATGTGATTCGCATAAATTCTCTCGTTACCATTCAAAGTCCGTGGAATGTAACGAGAACCTACCAGATCGTGGTGCCGGAACAAAGCGACATCAGGAACAACAAAATCTCTGTGGTCGCCCCAATGGGCCTGGCCCTTATTGGTTATGCACAGGGAGATGAAGTGGAGTGGGAATTCCCCATGGGCACCAAAACCATACAAATCCTGGAGGTAGAACAAACCGGTAAAAAATTAAAACTTGAAGAGCTGTAA
- a CDS encoding Glu/Leu/Phe/Val family dehydrogenase, with the protein MITAKKDTKQSMFKTVQQQFNKTADLIDLNPNIRKILAITNNELIVHFPVKMDNGEVEIFTGYRVQHNNALGPYKGGLRYHPTVDVDAAKALAMWMTWKTSLAGLPYGGAKGGIQIDPRNYSLPELERITRRFTYALGENIGPEHDIPAPDVNTNAQTMAWIADTYMSTKSPSERSQNQHVVTGKPIGSGGLEGRDRATGFGVFLCIKLYFEARGESLQGKTFIVQGFGNVGYWASHFMVNEGAKLISVQDAHATLFNAEGIDVENLFEHSKPRKGSIKGFSEAKEIDPEDFFGLACDVLIPAALGNQITEDNAYKIQAKLIAEGANGPTNDEGESILLERGIPIIPDILCNSGGVIGSYFEWLQNRNGELWQLDEVMQKIEKKITQVFKNVSAEVDQRKVDWRTAAYIIAIARIEMAYVQRGIFP; encoded by the coding sequence ATGATTACTGCTAAAAAAGATACCAAACAAAGCATGTTTAAAACTGTTCAGCAACAGTTCAATAAAACAGCCGATTTAATTGATCTAAACCCCAACATCAGGAAAATCCTCGCTATCACCAATAATGAACTCATCGTGCATTTTCCCGTAAAAATGGACAATGGTGAGGTGGAGATCTTTACCGGCTACAGGGTGCAGCACAACAATGCGCTTGGGCCTTACAAGGGCGGGCTGCGTTACCACCCCACCGTAGATGTAGATGCCGCAAAAGCCCTTGCAATGTGGATGACCTGGAAAACCTCTCTGGCCGGCCTGCCTTATGGCGGCGCTAAGGGCGGAATTCAAATAGACCCCAGGAATTACAGCCTGCCCGAGCTGGAGCGCATTACCCGCAGGTTTACGTATGCCCTGGGCGAGAATATTGGGCCCGAGCACGACATTCCCGCACCCGATGTGAACACCAACGCCCAAACCATGGCATGGATCGCCGATACTTATATGTCGACCAAATCGCCTTCAGAACGTTCTCAAAATCAGCACGTGGTTACCGGGAAACCCATTGGCTCGGGCGGGCTTGAAGGTCGCGACAGGGCTACGGGGTTCGGTGTTTTCCTCTGTATCAAATTGTACTTTGAGGCCCGTGGAGAAAGCCTTCAGGGGAAGACATTTATAGTACAGGGTTTTGGTAACGTTGGCTACTGGGCCTCCCATTTTATGGTGAACGAAGGCGCAAAACTCATCTCTGTACAGGATGCGCATGCTACTTTATTTAATGCTGAAGGTATTGATGTTGAAAATCTGTTTGAACACTCAAAGCCAAGAAAAGGTTCTATAAAAGGATTTTCTGAAGCTAAAGAAATTGATCCTGAAGATTTCTTCGGATTGGCCTGCGACGTATTGATACCCGCAGCTTTGGGCAACCAGATCACCGAAGATAACGCCTATAAGATCCAGGCAAAACTAATTGCTGAAGGTGCCAACGGCCCTACCAATGATGAAGGCGAAAGCATTCTTTTGGAAAGAGGGATTCCCATCATCCCCGATATTTTGTGTAATTCGGGGGGCGTGATTGGAAGCTATTTTGAATGGTTGCAGAACCGAAATGGCGAACTGTGGCAGCTGGACGAGGTGATGCAAAAAATTGAGAAGAAGATCACGCAGGTATTCAAAAATGTTTCTGCTGAAGTTGATCAGCGAAAGGTAGACTGGCGTACTGCGGCATATATCATCGCCATTGCCCGAATTGAAATGGCCTATGTACAACGCGGAATTTTTCCATAA
- a CDS encoding TonB-dependent receptor, which yields MYLSTPYKILFLLFVSFSFISGKAQTITGTVINHNNSPVAEAYIYNLNNENHAHTSSLGQFSLQAKAGDSIRVSHIGYKSFTFTALTGKNTFELQEKLNLINEVVLTPGLNSLEVFSKVNININPVTSSQDLLRKVPGLIIGQHAGGGKAEQIFLRGFDIDHGTDISIGVDGMPVNLVSHAHGQGYSDLHFLIPETIEGVAFGKGPYNTEKGNFATAGFVSFKTKDRLENNLIKAEAGQFNSQRLLGMFSLLNKQNHSLYLASEYLATDGPFESPQNFNRINLMAKYAGKVGPANSLKASISKFSSTWDASGQIPLRAVQSGMISRFGAIDDTEGGETSRTNLIVEYDHQINEKSSVRNKVYYSEYDFLLFSNFTFFLEDPEFGDQIKQQETRTMLGLNSEYHNRFNFKKWYGDLQAGISLRNDQSEENELSHTYQRLSTLSYFSLGDINETNLAAYINAELHLGKWTINPGIRVDHFNFEYYDRLAPEYLTLSEEKSIISPKLNFLYNAKNNLQLYLKAGKGFHSNDTRVVVRKASENILPAAYGSDLGMIWKPVPNMMINTAFWYLFLEQEFVYVGDAGILEPSGKTERKGVDLSLQYQPLNWLYGNLDATYTVARALNAPGNSNYIPLAPDFTLTGGLNVDLTSGIYSGIYMRHLSSRPANEDNSIVAEGYTVFDFNLGYEFQKWHVGVNIQNLFDTEWNETQFATASRLSFETEPVEEIHFTPGTSFFLKGIVSYTF from the coding sequence ATGTACCTTTCTACCCCCTACAAAATCCTCTTTCTTTTATTTGTAAGCTTTAGTTTTATATCCGGAAAAGCTCAAACCATAACGGGAACTGTAATTAACCATAACAATTCCCCTGTTGCTGAGGCATATATCTATAACCTGAACAACGAAAATCACGCCCACACTTCTTCCCTGGGGCAATTTTCCCTGCAGGCCAAAGCCGGGGATTCCATCCGGGTGAGCCATATTGGCTATAAAAGCTTCACATTCACAGCCCTTACAGGTAAAAATACCTTCGAGTTGCAGGAAAAGCTCAACCTCATCAACGAAGTTGTTCTCACCCCCGGACTTAATTCTCTGGAAGTGTTCAGCAAAGTAAATATTAACATCAATCCGGTTACTTCCTCCCAGGATCTACTCCGAAAAGTCCCGGGTTTGATCATTGGGCAACATGCAGGTGGTGGAAAAGCCGAACAGATTTTTCTGCGGGGTTTTGATATTGACCACGGGACCGATATAAGCATTGGAGTAGACGGAATGCCGGTAAACCTCGTCTCTCATGCGCACGGCCAGGGTTATAGCGATTTGCATTTCCTGATTCCTGAAACAATTGAAGGGGTTGCCTTTGGAAAAGGGCCTTACAATACTGAAAAAGGCAATTTTGCAACTGCAGGTTTTGTATCCTTTAAAACCAAAGACAGGCTTGAGAACAACCTGATTAAAGCCGAAGCAGGACAATTCAATTCACAAAGGCTGTTGGGAATGTTCAGCCTGCTTAATAAGCAAAACCACAGCCTTTACCTTGCATCAGAATACCTTGCCACAGACGGCCCTTTTGAGAGTCCGCAGAACTTTAACCGCATCAACCTTATGGCAAAATATGCCGGTAAGGTAGGGCCAGCCAATTCTTTAAAAGCTAGTATCTCAAAGTTTTCCAGTACCTGGGATGCCTCGGGGCAAATTCCGCTAAGGGCGGTTCAAAGCGGCATGATCTCCAGGTTTGGCGCTATAGATGACACCGAGGGGGGCGAAACTTCACGCACCAACCTTATTGTGGAATACGATCATCAAATAAATGAAAAATCTTCGGTCAGGAATAAAGTTTACTATTCAGAATATGATTTTCTGTTGTTCTCAAACTTCACTTTCTTCCTTGAAGACCCCGAATTTGGTGACCAGATAAAACAACAGGAAACAAGAACCATGCTGGGGTTAAATTCTGAATACCACAACAGGTTTAATTTTAAAAAATGGTACGGCGACCTGCAGGCGGGAATCAGTTTGCGGAATGATCAAAGCGAAGAGAACGAACTGTCTCACACCTACCAGCGCCTTTCTACCCTCTCCTACTTCAGCCTGGGCGACATTAACGAGACCAATCTTGCCGCTTATATCAATGCTGAACTGCACCTCGGAAAATGGACCATCAACCCCGGAATTCGGGTTGATCACTTTAATTTTGAATACTACGATCGTCTCGCTCCCGAATATTTAACACTTTCTGAAGAAAAGAGCATTATTAGCCCAAAACTCAACTTTCTTTATAACGCAAAAAATAATTTACAGCTCTACCTGAAGGCAGGTAAAGGTTTTCATTCTAATGACACCAGAGTGGTAGTGCGAAAAGCTTCAGAAAATATTTTACCCGCAGCTTACGGCAGCGACCTGGGAATGATCTGGAAACCGGTACCAAATATGATGATAAATACAGCTTTTTGGTACCTTTTTCTCGAACAGGAATTTGTTTACGTGGGTGATGCCGGTATCTTGGAGCCCAGCGGCAAAACCGAACGTAAAGGTGTAGATCTTAGCCTGCAGTACCAGCCCTTAAACTGGCTGTACGGGAACCTTGATGCCACATACACTGTTGCCCGCGCCCTAAACGCTCCTGGCAACAGTAATTACATTCCCCTGGCACCAGATTTCACCCTTACAGGTGGTCTTAATGTAGATTTAACTTCGGGGATTTACTCCGGAATTTACATGCGGCACCTCTCCTCGCGCCCTGCCAATGAAGACAACAGCATAGTGGCCGAAGGCTATACGGTTTTTGACTTCAATCTGGGATATGAGTTTCAAAAATGGCATGTTGGAGTGAATATTCAGAACCTCTTTGATACTGAATGGAATGAAACCCAGTTTGCAACAGCATCCCGACTTTCTTTTGAAACAGAACCTGTTGAAGAAATCCATTTTACCCCGGGAACATCATTTTTCTTAAAAGGGATCGTCAGTTATACATTTTAG